From one Triticum urartu cultivar G1812 chromosome 3, Tu2.1, whole genome shotgun sequence genomic stretch:
- the LOC125547878 gene encoding YTH domain-containing protein 1-like, producing the protein MEYTRQETMAWHQRLYEHQVQRDSQMQQAFQDMAAGRCPQFPPAQCPPAQPVLMSFEEFVAQNAGPSPGTGGSTVGGGLRSTPETRSPTTPIHGGGGGGGGGLGGSAAASSDDLGFGGLGGDDLRGARRPGA; encoded by the exons ATGGAGTACACACGCCAGGAGACCATGGCGTGGCATCAGAGGCTTTATGAACACCAAGTGCAGAGGGATAGCCAGATGCAGCAGGCTTTTCAGGATATGGCGGCCGGCAGGTGTCCTCAGTTCCCTCCAGCACAATGCCCTCCAGCACAACCAGTGCTGATGAGCTTTGAGGAGTTTGTGGCACAGAACGCTGGCCCCTCGCCG GGAACAGGTGGATCTACCGTTGGCGGTGGTCTTCGCAGCACTCCGGAGACACGGAGCCCGACCACTCCGAtccacggaggcggaggcggaggaggaggcggtctTGGCGGTAGCGCTGCCGCTAGCAGTGACGACCTGGGCTTCGGCGGTCTTGGCGGTGACGACCTCCGTGGTGCTCGACGTCCTGGCGCTTAA